The following is a genomic window from Merismopedia glauca CCAP 1448/3.
GAGGGGCGGAGGGGCGGAGGAGCAAGTACAGTTGAGTGCGTAAGTCCTAAATTTTTATTTTTACAGTAGCTTAGTTAGTATTATTTTGATGAAATCAAAAAATTATTTATTGTGGTTAGCCGCTATATTGAGTCTAATTACGGACAGGTTGACCAAATATTGGATAGTTAAAACAATTCCCTTTAAAGCTAGCTGGGTTTTTATTCCAGGATTGTTTAATCTGACTTACGTGCGTAATAAAGGAGCAGCTTGGAGTTTATTTAGTGACAATGGTTCGTGGCTGCGGTGGTTATCTTTAGCAGTAAGTCTGGGGTTAGTTGCTTTTGCTCTCTGGGGACCTGTTTTGAAACGTTGGGAGCAAGCTGGTTGGGGTTTAATATTAGGTGGAGCGATAGGTAACGGAATCGATCGCTTTATCGATGGCAGCGTGGTTGATTTTATCGAATTTCGTCTCTTCGAGTTTCCTGTGTTTAATATAGCGGACACGAGTATTAATATAGGCATTATATGTTTACTAATAGCCAGTTTTCGGCAACCCAAACCCCGTAAAAGCTAATTAGAAGTCATTCGTACAGACGTAGCACTGCTACATCTGTACAAAAGTCAGAAGTAAACTAAGTCTGTAAACTAAGTTTAGTTGGTCAATGAGCGATATGCTTCCAGCACGCTACGCGATCGCTTTACGAGAA
Proteins encoded in this region:
- the lspA gene encoding signal peptidase II, which codes for MKSKNYLLWLAAILSLITDRLTKYWIVKTIPFKASWVFIPGLFNLTYVRNKGAAWSLFSDNGSWLRWLSLAVSLGLVAFALWGPVLKRWEQAGWGLILGGAIGNGIDRFIDGSVVDFIEFRLFEFPVFNIADTSINIGIICLLIASFRQPKPRKS